Proteins encoded together in one Impatiens glandulifera chromosome 1, dImpGla2.1, whole genome shotgun sequence window:
- the LOC124944063 gene encoding protein HOTHEAD-like: protein MHFVMARLLVRKQPIIHKEEFKNTRIRRDSAVAKIRDIKDGNWNSLLRRAQERQRILDHISIIQLYDRPDVHEWKAENNGKLVSKRIWEATRKKAQKVEWAPLVWSTKIILRRQFIIWLVFWERLSTRNHISKYMSVPDICKESGAFQFLEEWKEIKDVAMLKAKENRFTTNEQNARVYCRTRKSIEELWRDIVSNCGALAVTWRRILNTEHNWNICRTPYYTFAKDATSAPPAAFYDYIIIGGGTAGCALAATLSEGANVLLLERGEMPYGIPSINHVESFANTLDNVSSTSPSQSFISTDGVRNTRARVLGGGTCLNAGFYTRANPEFLNRVGWEPLLVKESYEWTERKLVFEPSILQWQSAVRDGLLEAGVEPYNGFTYEHIIGTKVGGTIFDQNGRRHSAANLLEYADPHRLTLHFNANVHQILFNENGKINPMSYGVLYKDSRGNIHKALLNKGVMNEIILSAGALGSPQLLMLSGIGPKAHLMDHGIKVILDSPLVGEGMSDNPTNMIVVPSPRPVEVSLVQIVGITPFGSFIESASGEQFGVKLPNLNDYIALMNRTDQTTTILPQASKSGIILEKINGPLSTGHLELESTNAYLNPKVTFNYFKEPQDLEKCVKGLQTIIRVLESKAMSSFRYPFVTVQALFDMMLTLPVNLRPKHLSSRFSLEQFCKDTVTTLWHYHGGCQVGKVVDRDYKVIGVNGLRVIDGSTFLESPGTNPQATVMMMGRYMGQKILNGRQAKK from the exons atgcacttTGTTATGGCACGACTCCTCGTTCGAAAACAACCAATCATTCATAAGGAAGAGTTCAAAAATACTCGCATTAGAAGGGACTCTGCAGtggcgaaaatcagagacattaaagacgggaattggaactcgCTCTTGAGAAGAGCTCAAGAGAGACAGAGAATACTGGATCACATAAGCATCATACAACTCTACGACAGACCCGACGTTCATGAGTGGAAAGCAGAGAATAATGGGAAGTTGGTTTCAAAGAGAATATGGGAGGCAACTCGGaaaaaagcacagaaagtagaatgggctcctcttgtatggtcaaccaaGATCATTCTGAGACGccagttcatcatatggcttgtcttctgggaaagactcagcactcgaaACCacatcagcaagtatatgagtgTCCCCGAC ATTTGCAAAGAGTCTGGAGCTTTTCAGTTTCTCGAAgaatggaaagaaatcaaagatgTAGCAATGCTCAAAGCCAAAGAAAACAGATTCACAACAAAC GAGCAGAATGCAAGAGTTTATTGCAGAACCCGCAAGAGCATCGAAGAGCTATGGAGAGATATCGTCTCAAATTGCGGCGCCCTCGCGGTAACATGGAGGAGAATTCTAAACACGGAGCATAATTGGAACATATGCAGAA CTCCATATTACACATTCGCCAAAGACGCAACAAGTGCGCCTCCAGCTGCATTCTATGACTACATCATTATCGGCGGAGGTACCGCCGGTTGTGCACTCGCGGCCACCCTCTCCGAAGGGGCCAACGTTCTCCTTCTCGAAAGAGGAGAAATGCCCTACGGAATCCCATCCATTAACCACGTAGAATCGTTCGCCAACACACTAGACAACGTTTCCTCGACTTCTCCATCCCAAAGTTTTATCTCCACCGACGGAGTAAGAAACACCCGAGCACGAGTCCTGGGTGGTGGGACGTGTCTCAACGCAGGCTTCTACACCCGAGCGAACCCCGAGTTCTTGAACCGGGTAGGGTGGGAACCACTGTTGGTGAAAGAATCATATGAGTGGACTGAGAGGAAGTTGGTATTCGAACCGTCGATTCTGCAGTGGCAGTCGGCGGTTCGTGATGGGCTCTTGGAAGCCGGAGTAGAGCCTTATAATGGTTTCACTTACGAACATATAATCGGAACTAAAGTTGGGGGGACAATTTTCGATCAAAATGGTAGACGTCACTCGGCCGCGAATTTATTGGAGTATGCCGATCCTCATAGGCTTACCCTTCATTTCAATGCAAATGTTCATCAAATCTTGTTCAATGAAAAtg GGAAGATAAATCCAATGAGCTATGGTGTTCTATACAAGGACTCTAGAGGAAACATTCACAAGGCTTTACTCAATAAAGGGGTCATGAATGAAATCATCTTATCAGCTGGGGCTTTAGGGAGTCCACAATTGTTAATGTTAAGTGGGATCGGGCCTAAAGCACATCTCATGGACCATGGGATCAAAGTCATATTGGACTCGCCATTGGTCGGGGAAGGAATGTCCGACAACCCGACAAACATGATAGTTGTTCCTTCCCCTCGTCCGGTTGAAGTGTCCCTCGTACAAATTGTGGGTATCACCCCGTTTGGTAGCTTTATCGAATCAGCTAGTGGGGAACAGTTTGGAGTCAAACTTCCTAACCTAAACGATTATATTGCACTAATGAATCGC acGGATCAAACTACAACTATCTTGCCTCAGGCTTCGAAATCTGGAATCATACTTGAGAAGATTAATGGGCCTTTATCGACGGGTCATTTGGAGTTAGAATCAACTAATGCATATCTTAATCCAAAAGTAACATTCAATTATTTCAAAGAGCCACAAGACTTAGAAAAGTGTGTGAAGGGGTTGCAAACCATAATTCGAGTACTCGAGTCGAAAGCCATGTCTAGTTTTCGTTATCCATTCGTGACGGTTCAAGCCTTATTCGATATGATGTTAACCCTACCCGTGAACCTTCGACCTAAACACCTCTCCTCTAGATTCTCTTTGGAACAATTTTGCAAAGATACGGTTACAACCCTTTGGCATTATCACGGAGGTTGTCAAGTAGGAAAAGTGGTTGATCGTGATTACAAAGTTATCGGAGTCAATGGTTTGCGAGTCATTGATGGCTCTACTTTTTTAGAGTCCCCCGGAACCAATCCTCAAGCTACTGTCATGATGATGGGAAG gTATATGGGACAGAAAATCTTGAATGGGAGGCAAGCTAAGAAATAA